The Nitrosomonas sp. genomic sequence TGCGCGCGCATCATAATCTTTGGAGAAGCTCTGAAACACACCAATCACTTCAAAATCGAGGCTATTTAATGCGCCATCCAGCGTGTTCGCCAGCAGCGTGATGTGATCACCAGGCGAGAGCTTAAGTACTTGTGCTACTCCATGACCCAGCAGAATACCAAAGTTATCACCATCCACCAATTGCCGACCAGCAGTAATGACGACCGAACTGCCAAGCTCGGCTTCCTGTGCCGGCTGCACTCCTTCGCCGATGATGGGCAGATCGCTGCGGCCATTATTGAGCAACCCTGAGAAATTCAAACGTACCATGCTGGTACTCATTTTTTCGGTACCAATCGATGTGGCAATCTGTTGCCTCAGCTGCGCGGAATCGTTGATCAGGTATTTCTCGGGTGAGCGCGTACCGGAAGCAAAATAGCCTTGCCGATAAACCTGGAGATGGCCACTTTGTGAGCGAATCAGCGCGTCACCCAGTTGGACATAAATGTCATTTACCCAGCCGCCTGCCAGAATGATTCCCGCCACACCGCTAACAATTGCGGCGAGCGTCATCATTGTTTGCATTCTCTGGCGGAAGATATTGCGCAATGCAAGTTTGAACATAGATTACTGAAAGTTTGGTGTGGAATCTTTAAAAAAAGATAGCATCATTTTTCCAACATTAGCGATTGTGTCGCAGTGCATCGACAATCTGCATATGTGATGCTTTCCATGCGGGGTAAACACTCGCCACAAGCGTAGTGAAAATGGCGAGCAGCAGCGCTTCCCCCGCCATCGGCAGCGTCATTAAAATCTCACCCGTATAGCCGCGCGCCATGCCGGGTGGCGGGGGCATGGGAATGCCGATGGATGAGATAATCTGTGCCAGAATCATTCCGACGAACAGTCCAATCAGCCCCCCGATTACGCCAATCAACGCGCCCTCGATCAGGAATTGGCGCAAAATATCGGCTTTTTTTATACCCAGCGCCATCGCAGTACCAATCTCGCCAGTGCGCTCCATTACGCTGCGGCTCATGGTGTTAGAAATAGAGAGCAAAATGATAAGCGCGATGATTATCTTGATACCCTGCACCTGTCTGGTAAACAGCACGATGGTTTTATTATAAAAATCCGCAAGCTCATACCAGGGTATGATTTCAAACTGATCCGCCGGTAGTATAGCTCTCAGTTTTGACAAAACAGTATCGGTCTGGTCGGTATTATTCAGCAGCACGATCCAGCGGTGCACACCCTGCGTGCGCAATAGCTCGCGCGCGGTATCGATCGGCAGACGCAGCGCATTATCATCATATGATTTAGTTACCGTCGTAAACAATCCACCCACCGTTGCCTCTACCGCGTTGATCCCTCCCGTAGCGGTGTTGACCAATAACACTATAGTGTTGCCCACTTTCACCCCCAGGTTGCGCGCCAACCCCTCACCGATGATAATCTGATTGGGTTTGTCAGCAGATAAATGCCCACCGGAAGATATCTGCAACGCATCACCAAAAAACTGCTGCTCGGCAGGATCCACCCCCTCACCGATAAAGGATAACGTTGCCTCCTCATGACTGATCAACCCACTGAAATTGAGCCGGGGAACAATCGCCTGAATTTGATTATCGTCAAAATCACGTGCAAA encodes the following:
- a CDS encoding ABC transporter permease, with protein sequence MITDMKFALRNLIRQKHRSFMALGAVAFGITALVIASGFIQWIFLDFRETSIRSQLGHIQIVRPGYFDAGKADPYAYLLPDALSDFFARDFDDNQIQAIVPRLNFSGLISHEEATLSFIGEGVDPAEQQFFGDALQISSGGHLSADKPNQIIIGEGLARNLGVKVGNTIVLLVNTATGGINAVEATVGGLFTTVTKSYDDNALRLPIDTARELLRTQGVHRWIVLLNNTDQTDTVLSKLRAILPADQFEIIPWYELADFYNKTIVLFTRQVQGIKIIIALIILLSISNTMSRSVMERTGEIGTAMALGIKKADILRQFLIEGALIGVIGGLIGLFVGMILAQIISSIGIPMPPPPGMARGYTGEILMTLPMAGEALLLAIFTTLVASVYPAWKASHMQIVDALRHNR